The following coding sequences are from one Coffea arabica cultivar ET-39 chromosome 11e, Coffea Arabica ET-39 HiFi, whole genome shotgun sequence window:
- the LOC113718801 gene encoding uncharacterized protein translates to MISQALSSSFLPSSITRPTSPFLPTHWILSSLSLHHYYPAAVSWASPATTTRFFMASALGGGGGGGSTSRGFWEWIRPSPGFYVSPFAVVCVLLGICVVNKKIFLWLVWNWFRAVVLGILAIALLDNPMTALISALAAIVAAIQLLLARSQRA, encoded by the exons ATGATTTCACAAGCCCTCTCATCATCCTTCCTTCCCTCATCCATTACCCGCCCCACGTCCCCTTTTCTCCCCACCCACTGGATTTTGTCCTCCCTGAGCCTCCACCACTACTACCCAGCTGCCGTCTCTTGGGCCTCTCCCGCCACCACTACTCGTTTTTTCATGG CTTCTGCGttaggtggtggtggtggcggcGGCTCCACCAGCCGAGGGTTCTGGGAGTGGATTAGACCATCACCGGGGTTTTACGTTTCGCCATTTGCTGTGGTTTGCGTATTATTG ggcatttgcgTTGTGAACAAGAAGATCTTCTTGTGGCTGGTTTGGAATTGGTTTCGAGCTGTTGTTTTGGGCATATTGGCAATTGCTCTTCTAGACAACCCAATGACGGCTTTAATCTCCGCTTTAGCTGCTATTGTAGCTGCT ATTCAGCTTTTGCTTGCTCGGAGTCAGAGAGCTTGA
- the LOC113718844 gene encoding uncharacterized protein, whose protein sequence is MTNVSRKMSDYCKLSRLELHILSIVLFAVLVFVIVLADSLACDLLFNSVACETKGDRLGLQILEAKQRVDGANNGSSMPPFNLTWLKNKLPDLDMLKARRITQKFDERVREVLYDDHQQCQVQFFMIWIFPASLFGRREFSALESIFKAHPKACLIILSETLDSIQGFMLLKPLLDRGYRVAPVTPDLLYLFKNTSAEAWFNDILSGNRNPGEVPLAQNLSNLIRLVVLYKYGGVYLDTDFIVLRDFSRLRNVIGAQSADLNGNWTRLNNAVLVFDKNHPLLYEFMEEFQLTFDGNRWGHNGPYLVSRVVERLATNMMLHKYNFTVLPPMAFYPVDWNRIDGLFMRTSNPKWTKAKLRQITGGDTYGIHLWNRQSSRTKIEEGSIVATLIADHCIICQNVSSS, encoded by the coding sequence ATGACAAATGTTTCCAGAAAAATGTCGGATTACTGCAAATTAAGCCGCCTAGAACTGCATATCCTCTCAATTGTATTGTTTGCAGTGCTGGTCTTTGTGATTGTCTTAGCTGATAGTCTTGCCTGTGATCTTTTGTTCAATTCGGTTGCCTGTGAAACTAAAGGCGATCGTCTAGGGTTGCAAATACTGGAAGCCAAGCAAAGAGTAGATGGTGCAAACAATGGAAGTTCTATGCCCCCCTTCAATCTTACTTGGCTCAAGAACAAGTTGCCGGATCTTGACATGTTGAAGGCGAGAAGAATTACACAGAAGTTCGATGAAAGAGTTAGAGAAGTCCTATATGATGATCACCAGCAATGTCAAGTTCAGTTCTTCATGATTTGGATATTCCCTGCATCATTATTTGGTAGGCGGGAGTTTTCTGCATTAGAGAGTATCTTCAAAGCACATCCAAAAGCTTGCTTGATCATCTTATCAGAAACTCTGGATTCGATCCAAGGGTTTATGCTCTTAAAGCCTTTGCTGGATCGTGGCTATAGAGTTGCTCCTGTGACACCTGACCTGTTGTATCTATTCAAGAACACATCTGCAGAAGCCTGGTTCAATGATATTCTGAGTGGAAACAGGAATCCAGGTGAAGTTCCATTGGCCCAAAATCTATCTAATTTGATCAGGCTAGTAGTCCTCTACAAGTACGGAGGTGTTTATCTGGATACAGATTTTATAGTTTTGAGAGATTTTTCAAGGTTAAGGAATGTAATTGGAGCTCAAAGCGCGGATTTGAATGGAAATTGGACAAGACTTAACAATGCAGTGCTGGTTTTTGACAAGAATCATCCACTTCTGTACGAGTTCATGGAGGAATTCCAATTGACATTTGATGGAAACAGATGGGGACACAATGGACCATACCTGGTTTCAAGAGTGGTGGAGAGGCTGGCAACCAATATGATGCTGCATAAGTACAACTTTACTGTCTTGCCTCCTATGGCCTTCTACCCGGTGGACTGGAATCGGATAGATGGGCTATTCATGCGAACAAGTAATCCGAAATGGACAAAGGCCAAGCTCCGCCAGATTACTGGTGGTGACACTTATGGGATTCACCTGTGGAATAGGCAAAGTAGCAGAACTAAAATTGAAGAGGGAAGTATTGTAGCCACATTAATCGCTGATCATTGCATCATATGCCAGAATGTCTCTAGTTCTTGA